The Gammaproteobacteria bacterium genomic interval GCGGCGATCCGGGGGTTGTGGCGCCGAGAGGACCGCCAGAGATGAGATGGGTGGTGGCGAAACCCTGATGACGGTCTGATGAGGCGCCTGCAATTTGCCCGATCTCCGGTGCCGTGGCTCTGCCCCGGCACCCGGAAAACGGCTCTGCCGTGAAAGACTGCGAGCACAGTAAGAGATCGGCGTTACCGACCTTGGGTGTAGCGGCAGAGCCGCAGGTATTCGACGCCGAGGCAGAGCCCCGGCGCCAGATACGCCCCGGCGCCAGATACAGGTCAGACAGAACGTTTCGGGACCATGCCGACTTCTCCGGGATCCTGTGTGTATCGCTCAAAGCGCACAGCAGGCCAGTTCGAATTCGAAGTCATCCGTGATCTGGATCGGGCGATCTTCAAGATCGGGTTGCACCAGAAATCGGATCGAGAAACGGTGCTTGCCCGCACTGACCTCCGGGAACTGGGGCGCGGCCATATCGACGCCGATGCGGATCAACTGATTCGGATGCGCCGGGTCTAGCGTTTTCTCGAAGAATCCCTTCTCCGCCCGCACCGTCTTCAGGCCGGCGCTTTCCCTGACCAGGTCCATGATCGCCGCGACCGCCAGATGAATCTTCCGATAGGGCTGGATCCACAGCTCGAGATCGTGTCGCCGTTGGGGGGTATCTCGGGAGAGCCAGTGATGAAAGGACGGCAGGTCGAAATCGCAGGTCCCGCCGGGAATCGCGGCCCGCTGCTCGATACTGCGCAGGAATTGGTTGGTCTTCAGTTGCGCCCCGGGATTGCCGGCGATGTCATGCAGCTTGTCGATGAGCGCGCGGTGACTGTCGACGATGGACCGCAGGTGTTCGGTATTGACCCCGGGAATCTTGCCCAGGCCCTCGAGATTGGCGATCTGGCGCTTGAGTTCCTTCATCAACTCGCTTTTCAGGTCCACCCGGGAAATGAGATCCGCTAGCTCGATCAGGGTCCGCAGCGCGCCATGCGTATCCCAGAGGGTATCCTCCTCGATGAAATGGTCGAAGCGCTGGATCAGTTGTTCCACGCGCAGAAAGGTACGGATTCGCTCGTTGAGGGGTTGCTCGAAGATAAGTGTCTCGGACACGTTCTGGGCCTGGTGTTGGTGGCGGTGTGCGACGCCGAAGACCGGCAATTGTGCAGTGTCTCCAGGCAAAGAACAATTCGGCGCAGCCCGGTTCCGAACAGTGGGACGGAGAATCGATTTGTCGCTCCTAGGTGGCTTGCGCAAACTCCCCGTGCAGTCTCTCTACCTGTGTGCGCAGATGGGAAAGATCGCCGGAATTTTCGAGGATGACGTCGGCGCCGGCCAGCCTTTCCTGTCGCGACAACTGGGATGACATGATCGCCCGGGCGTCCGTCGCGGAGGTACTGTCCCGGGCCGCCACGCGCCGCACCTGGATCTCCTCGTCGCAGTCGACGACAACGACGCGATCGAACATCGACTCCATCCCCGTTTCCAGCAGCAGCGGAACGACCACCACGCAATAGTCCGTCGGAGGCAGCATTCGGATCCGTTTCTCGATGGACCAGCGGACCTCGGGGTGCACGATGGCTTCCAGTGCCCTGCGTGCGTTCTCGTCGCCGAACACCCGCTTTCGCATGGCACGGCGATCGAGGTCGCCTGTGGGGGTCAGTGCATCGGGACCGAACGTTTCGGCGATCCGCGCAAGGACCGGGGACCCTTTGGAAGTCACGTCGCGGGCGATCACGTCGGCGTCGACGATCGGCGCACCCAGACTCGCAAAGAACGCCGCGGCTGCGGATTTGCCGCTGCCGACACCACCGGTCAGACCGATACGGAGCATACGGAACCTCAGCGAATCGCGAAGTCCAGGTAGGCCTGATTGATCCGGGGTCCCCAGAGGAGCGCGATCAACCCGGCCGCGGCGAGAAAGGGTCCGAAGGGAATGGGTACGTTGCGGTCGCGTCCGAGGGCGACCATCAGTGCGATGCCGGTGACCGCGCCGACCAGGGCCGACAGGATGACGATCAGGGGGAGGCTCTGCCAGCCCAGCCAAGCACCGAACATGG includes:
- the zapD gene encoding cell division protein ZapD; its protein translation is MSETLIFEQPLNERIRTFLRVEQLIQRFDHFIEEDTLWDTHGALRTLIELADLISRVDLKSELMKELKRQIANLEGLGKIPGVNTEHLRSIVDSHRALIDKLHDIAGNPGAQLKTNQFLRSIEQRAAIPGGTCDFDLPSFHHWLSRDTPQRRHDLELWIQPYRKIHLAVAAIMDLVRESAGLKTVRAEKGFFEKTLDPAHPNQLIRIGVDMAAPQFPEVSAGKHRFSIRFLVQPDLEDRPIQITDDFEFELACCAL
- the coaE gene encoding dephospho-CoA kinase (Dephospho-CoA kinase (CoaE) performs the final step in coenzyme A biosynthesis.); amino-acid sequence: MLRIGLTGGVGSGKSAAAAFFASLGAPIVDADVIARDVTSKGSPVLARIAETFGPDALTPTGDLDRRAMRKRVFGDENARRALEAIVHPEVRWSIEKRIRMLPPTDYCVVVVPLLLETGMESMFDRVVVVDCDEEIQVRRVAARDSTSATDARAIMSSQLSRQERLAGADVILENSGDLSHLRTQVERLHGEFAQAT